One Chryseobacterium wanjuense genomic region harbors:
- a CDS encoding NAD(P)/FAD-dependent oxidoreductase, translating to MNSSVWELETFYRNRDIIIIGAGFTGLWSAISIKEKYPEKSVLVIERNAISLGASTRNAGFACFGSLTEVIADSEKMGWEKTLELVKIRFEGLQKIQSYFKNNEIDFELNGGFEILNNDEPLQRIDEVNEKLKSITGIEKTYFLNQNKIKEFGLGKSQFLIENPCEGSLHSGKLMQKLLEKCYELKIEFLFGTEVENIVENFSEVEVQLSENLSIKSNQIIHCTNAFASKFLNKEEIIPARGQIILTEPIENLKLKGTFHYDEGFYYFRNLGNRILLGGGRNQDFKTEETTNFETTEFLQNHLENFLKEVILPGQNVGISLRWSGIMAMGSEKTPIVKQVSGRQFCAVRLSGMGVALAPKIGEIVAEMI from the coding sequence ATGAATAGCAGCGTTTGGGAGCTTGAAACATTTTACAGAAACCGGGATATTATCATTATCGGAGCCGGATTTACAGGACTTTGGAGTGCCATTTCCATTAAAGAAAAATATCCTGAAAAATCGGTTTTAGTGATAGAACGGAATGCCATTTCGTTGGGTGCTTCAACAAGAAATGCAGGTTTTGCCTGTTTCGGAAGCCTTACGGAAGTCATTGCCGATTCTGAGAAAATGGGTTGGGAAAAAACGCTGGAACTCGTAAAGATAAGGTTTGAAGGCCTTCAGAAAATTCAAAGCTATTTTAAAAATAATGAAATCGATTTTGAATTGAACGGAGGATTTGAAATTCTCAATAATGATGAGCCTTTACAAAGAATTGATGAGGTAAATGAAAAGCTGAAATCGATCACGGGAATTGAAAAAACCTATTTTTTAAATCAAAATAAAATTAAAGAATTCGGACTCGGAAAATCACAATTTCTTATTGAAAACCCTTGTGAAGGAAGCCTGCATTCCGGGAAACTGATGCAGAAACTGTTGGAGAAATGTTATGAATTAAAAATAGAATTCCTTTTCGGAACAGAAGTTGAAAATATCGTTGAGAATTTTAGTGAGGTTGAAGTTCAATTGTCTGAAAATCTTTCTATTAAATCAAATCAGATTATTCATTGTACCAATGCTTTTGCTTCAAAATTTTTAAATAAAGAAGAAATAATTCCGGCTCGCGGACAGATAATTTTAACCGAACCTATTGAAAATTTAAAGTTGAAGGGAACTTTCCATTATGATGAAGGATTCTATTATTTCAGAAATCTTGGAAACAGGATTTTGCTGGGTGGCGGAAGAAATCAGGATTTTAAAACAGAAGAAACGACCAATTTTGAGACCACAGAATTTCTGCAAAACCATTTGGAAAACTTTTTAAAAGAAGTAATTTTGCCCGGCCAAAATGTCGGAATTTCCCTTCGATGGTCAGGAATTATGGCGATGGGTTCAGAAAAAACACCAATTGTAAAACAGGTTTCCGGGAGACAATTCTGTGCCGTTCGACTTTCAGGAATGGGAGTGGCGCTGGCTCCGAAAATTGGGGAAATTGTTGCTGAAATGATTTAA
- a CDS encoding ATP-binding protein gives MKLIELAKELNVSVEAIKQFIQDFDLELGVCISTNFEVKKDFEKFARENIEFLRSYEKDLEKTKTLEQIAETINQPKEKVEKAIKESNPNIFDNGFFKSSISSYGIDNKLGGNYQFVYDYFGHKTSLQHRDFIGYRDLFFYISNILEPFLNPQQIKDWGINKPAGIILYGPPGSGKIFWANKIAEIIGYKFKEVKKHYLGTSFVDGNKTDFNDFLSTIMKEDKVLMFLEDFDEIMMARKAEKDIASCNLETQEVILHYIGKFEQEKLLMVGSANTVSEIDEEILAPGRFDVMIPVFPPNLAERSEIILYAMTKDLDEDSLLFKILKHNKADKIPFWHGVSSQMKTFSNTMLIDFTQSLKKRIKNLYQRTRNENLKIDQTILNAALRDSAGKLTEEYLDQIARFLEDVIINNFDQFQYRIQSLKTELDAYKVVEEPRRAIGFHHNGEEDSQG, from the coding sequence ATGAAGTTAATTGAATTAGCAAAAGAACTTAATGTTTCTGTAGAAGCTATCAAACAATTTATTCAGGATTTTGATCTTGAGCTGGGAGTTTGCATCAGTACAAACTTTGAAGTAAAAAAAGATTTTGAAAAATTTGCCCGCGAAAATATAGAATTTCTAAGATCATACGAAAAGGATCTTGAGAAAACCAAAACACTGGAACAGATCGCCGAAACTATTAATCAGCCTAAAGAAAAGGTGGAAAAAGCCATCAAGGAAAGCAATCCGAATATTTTTGATAACGGGTTTTTCAAATCATCGATTTCCAGCTATGGAATTGATAATAAACTAGGCGGAAACTATCAGTTTGTCTATGATTATTTTGGGCACAAAACCAGCCTTCAGCATAGAGATTTTATCGGATATAGGGATTTATTCTTTTATATTTCGAATATTTTGGAACCTTTTTTAAATCCGCAGCAGATTAAAGACTGGGGAATCAACAAACCGGCAGGAATTATTTTGTACGGACCTCCGGGAAGCGGCAAAATATTCTGGGCGAATAAAATCGCGGAAATTATCGGATACAAATTCAAAGAAGTTAAAAAACACTATCTCGGAACATCTTTTGTAGACGGCAACAAAACAGATTTTAATGATTTTCTGTCAACCATCATGAAAGAGGACAAAGTATTGATGTTCTTGGAAGATTTCGACGAAATCATGATGGCCAGAAAAGCCGAAAAAGATATCGCTTCCTGCAATCTGGAAACCCAAGAGGTCATCCTTCATTATATCGGAAAATTTGAGCAGGAAAAGTTGTTAATGGTTGGTTCCGCCAATACTGTTTCGGAAATTGATGAAGAAATTCTCGCTCCGGGAAGGTTTGATGTAATGATCCCTGTTTTCCCACCAAATCTGGCAGAAAGATCCGAAATCATTCTCTATGCGATGACCAAAGATCTTGATGAAGATTCTCTTTTATTTAAAATTTTAAAACATAACAAAGCCGATAAAATTCCTTTCTGGCACGGTGTTTCGTCCCAGATGAAAACGTTCAGCAATACGATGCTGATTGATTTTACCCAAAGCTTAAAAAAGAGAATAAAAAATCTGTACCAGAGAACCAGAAATGAAAACCTGAAAATCGATCAGACCATTCTTAATGCAGCTTTAAGGGATTCTGCAGGAAAGCTTACCGAAGAATATCTGGATCAGATTGCGAGATTTTTGGAGGACGTTATTATCAATAATTTCGACCAGTTTCAGTACAGAATTCAAAGTTTGAAAACCGAGCTTGATGCTTACAAAGTGGTGGAAGAACCCAGAAGAGCCATTGGTTTTCATCACAACGGGGAAGAGGATAGTCAGGGATAA
- a CDS encoding ABC transporter ATP-binding protein: protein MEKILSVKNLTKKFKRVVVNNISFDVEKGNVYGLLGPNGSGKSTTFGMLLSTINPTHGEWYWFGKRGTDPDTLKKIGAIIEQPNFYPYLSAETNLKIVAEIKGTPQQRIDEVLQTVGLLERKKDPFRTYSLGMKQRLAIASAMLNNPEVLILDEPTNGLDPEGIIQIRDIINSIAKQGITIIIASHLLDEIEKICSHVIVLKEGNSIYCGRVDEMTANNGYFELKADNNTQLLNALNELQWFTSVHQDGEILKAQIRDDASISASALNQKLVEKGIFLSHLTKKKLSLESQFLELVKNTN, encoded by the coding sequence ATGGAAAAAATTTTGTCAGTAAAGAATTTGACTAAAAAATTCAAGAGAGTCGTAGTCAATAATATTTCATTTGACGTAGAAAAAGGGAATGTTTACGGGCTTTTGGGACCTAACGGCAGCGGAAAATCTACTACTTTCGGAATGCTCCTTTCTACCATAAACCCTACTCATGGCGAGTGGTACTGGTTTGGAAAAAGAGGAACCGATCCCGATACACTGAAAAAAATCGGCGCGATCATCGAACAGCCCAATTTCTACCCTTATTTAAGTGCAGAAACCAACTTGAAGATTGTTGCTGAAATAAAAGGAACACCTCAACAAAGAATTGATGAAGTTTTGCAGACCGTTGGTCTTTTGGAAAGAAAAAAAGATCCTTTCAGAACCTATTCACTGGGGATGAAACAACGTCTTGCCATCGCTTCCGCCATGTTGAATAACCCGGAAGTTCTGATCCTTGATGAACCTACCAACGGGCTTGATCCTGAAGGAATTATCCAGATCAGGGACATCATTAACAGTATTGCAAAACAAGGCATTACGATCATCATTGCCAGTCACCTTCTGGATGAAATTGAAAAAATATGCAGCCATGTTATTGTTTTAAAAGAAGGAAACTCAATTTATTGCGGAAGAGTGGACGAAATGACCGCCAACAACGGTTATTTTGAATTAAAAGCAGACAACAACACCCAACTTTTGAACGCTTTGAACGAACTTCAATGGTTTACATCAGTTCATCAGGATGGAGAAATTCTGAAAGCCCAGATCCGCGATGATGCATCAATTTCTGCGTCAGCTTTGAATCAGAAACTTGTGGAAAAAGGTATTTTTCTTTCTCATCTTACCAAGAAAAAACTGTCTCTTGAATCTCAATTCCTTGAACTTGTAAAAAACACGAACTAA